A stretch of DNA from Spirosoma endbachense:
GGATTGGGCATTTACTAAAGCCGTTTCGGGTAAGACAGACCAGTTTGCATAGAGTAACCCAGCCGTAACGATTGACAGCAAAAGCGCAAAAATAAAGAGAGGAGGGGCTGTAGACCGGGGTAGCATAACTCCGTCTGATATAAGTTAGCAACGAAAAGTACTGGACAAATGCTAAGTGGACGTAGGTCGTACGTAAATGTCACAAGAAAATTACCAAAAAAGCAATAGATGGAAACAAAAAAGCCCGCTTTGTGCGGGCGAAAAAGAAAAAGGTATCGAATTTAAATACGTTTATTCGTTTTTGTTTAAATACGTTTATTCGTTGTCGGCCGAAAGTTCCGTATTGGCTGGAGTGCTGGCAGGCTTTGGGCTCGATCGGCGGGAAGTCGTAGCTGGTTTTGGAGCTGGTGCCTGTTTGCGGTAGGTACGTGCTGGTTTAGGAGCAGCAGCTACAATAGCATCAGCAGCGGTATCAGCTATTTTATTGGCTGCCCGTTTGGCATTTTTAGCGGCCTTTTCAGCGTTTTTTTTTGCTTTGGCTAAATCCTTTTTTGTTTTCTTCTCAGCGTTCTTGGTAGGCTCCTTTTTCTTTTTCTCGTTCTTGTCAATTAACTTGGCAAGTTTTTTCGCCAATTTATCGGCCGACTTTTCGATAGACTTCTTCATTTTTTTTGTTGCCTCACCTGCATCCGTTAGTTTGGCTTCAATGGAACTGACGATGTCTGCTGCCAGCGATTTTTGCTTGGTTTTTGCGGTTTTGTTTGCCATTTGGTTCTATAGAAAAAAATTTACAAATAAATACGAAAAAAATAGGACAATCAAAAATCCAATGTTAAGTTTTCGTTATCTTTTTTTGGAGAAAATCCCAGCAAACAATCCCGGCAGTAACGGCAATATTTAAGGAATGCTTCGTGCCAAACTGGGGGATTTCGAGTACCAGATCTGCCAATTGAACCACTTCGTCCCGAACCCCCGTTACCTCATTACCGAACACAAAAGCATATTGTTTGTTTGGCTGTGGTTTAAAATCAGCCAGTGAGGTGCTCCCTTCTGCCTGCTCAATTGCTGCCACAATCCACCCTTCTGCCTGTAATTGCTGAATCAAGGCTGTCACATCAGCGGCATATTTCCACGTAACAGATTCTGTAGCACCCAACGCTGTTTTGGTGATGTCGCGGTGGGGTGGCTGGCCTGTAATACCACACAGATACAAGGCTGAAGCCCTGAAGGCATCGGCCGTTCGAAACACCGAACCCACATTGTTGAGGCTGCGAATGTCGTCCAGAATCAGGCAGTAAGGAAATTTTTCGGCTTCTTTAAAGTCAACGACAGATAGGCGATTCAGTTCGTCGAGTGAGAGTTTACGCATTTGACTGGTTCAGATTGTCTTGTAATAATTGCCTGATATCGCGCAACGTATCGCGTACTTCCGTAAGAAGGATCTGATCCGTATTAGCTGCTGGCTGACTGGTTCGGGTCGCTATTAATTTTTGCCGTTGTTCGAGAATATGCGTCCGAAAGGACTGAGCGTCGATAATCCCGATCAGCTCCATATTGTGCGCCTGATTAGGACTTTGCCCAGCGGTTTCAAATTTTAAAATGCAAAGATCAAAATAACGCAGCAATGGGCCGGCGACAAAGGTAACATCCTGAATGTTTTCGAGCGGAATTGTTTTCTCAACGTGGACGAGAATACCTTTTTTAAAGCGTAACGAACGTTCCGATAATTCACATTCGAGGTTATGAAAATAATGGCCACTCCACCATTGTCCTACGCCTAATAGCCAAATGGGAATGAGCACAATGCCAACAACAGTGACCAGTAATATGAAAGCTACATACAGCAGGAAATACGTCCGGATGATGGGGTTGAATTGAACTCTGAGGGGGAGTACTGGTTCAGATTGAGTCATAGTAAAACGGTTGTTTGTGCAGGAATATGTATCGGTTAGCAGGGAGAAAATAGCCATTTTCTCAGCAAATTTTGGTATTTTTGTTTAAAACAACAGACTCAAGTCAGTGAAGACAGCCACCGCAGCAAAGCCTCAGTTAAAGAAAAACGAAACTCCTCTTAACCGCCAATATAATCAGATTAAGGCCAAATATCCTGGTGCACTGCTGCTCTTTCGCGTGGGTGATTTTTACGAAACGTTCGGCGAAGATGCCGTAAGAGCCAGTAAGATACTAGGTATTACGCTCACCAAACGTAATAATGGCGGATCGAACGAGGAATTGGCTGGGTTCCCGCATCATTCCCTGGATACACACCTCCCAAAACTCGTTCGGGCGGGCGAGCGCGTAGCTATCTGTGATCAGTTGGAAGACCCGTCTGTGGCGAAAGGAATCGTTCGTCGGGGTGTTACCGAGTTAGTAACACCGGGTGTTTCGTTCAACGATAATGTGCTCGATACCCGGCGTAACAACTACCTCGCAGCCGTTCATTTTGGCAAGGGCGGAGCCGGTCATTCAGACGATACGTTTGGCATCTCATTTCTGGATATTTCGACGGGAGAGTTTCTGGCATCGCAGGGGAACGCGGCCTATGTTGATAAGCTGCTGCAAAGCTTTAATCCGTCGGAAGTGCTGTATTGCAAGCGCAATCGTCAGGAGTTTGGTGCCTTGTTTGGCGATAAATTTCATACTTATACGCTCGAAGACTGGGCGTTTACCTACGATTTTGGCTATAATTTCTTAAAACAGCACTTTCAGACGACCTCGCTCAAAGGATTTGGTATTGAAGGTCTGCCCGATGGCATTATTGCCGCTGGTGTAATTTTGCATTACCTCAACGAAACGGAGCATAAAGATCTTCAGCACATTACCCGCGTGACGCGGCTCGAAGAAGACCGGTATGTATGGCTTGATCGGTTCACGATTCGTAACCTCGAACTGACGGCCGCCCAACAGGAAGGGGGCGTTCCGCTCATTCAGATTCTGGATCAGACCGTCACGCCGATGGGAGCACGATTGCTTCGTAAATGGCTCAATTTGCCGCTTAAGGAAAAGGCGTTGATCGAAGAGCGCCTTAGCATGGTTGAGTTGCTGACCGATGATGTAGATCTGTCTGAAACGATGGCCAGTCACCTGCGCCAGATTGGTGATCTGGAACGATTGGTTTCTAAAGTGGCCGTTCGGCGCATCAATCCTCGTGAGTTATTGCAGCTTAAACGGTCGTTGCAGCATGTGCTGCCAATTAAAGAACTGCTCATTACGGCGTTGAATCAGAATGAGTCGGGCTCGTTGAAAAAGTACGCCGACCAGTTGAATCCGGTCTCGTTTTTACTCGACCGAATTGAAACGGAGCTTCGGGAAGATCCACCGACGCTTTCGAATCAGGGCGGTATGATCAAACCCGGAATCAATGCTGAACTGGACGAATTGACCGCCATAGCTTATTCGGGCAAGGATTACCTGCTGCAATTGCAGGAGCGCGAAGTACAACGGACGGGCATCAGTTCGCTGAAGGTGGCCTACAACAAAGTTTTTGGCTATTATCTGGAAGTGACCCATGCCCACAAAAGCCGGGTGCCGGACGATTGGATTCGTAAGCAGACACTAGTCAATGCCGAGCGTTACATTACGCCTGAGCTGAAGGAATATGAAGATAAAATCCTGAACGCTGAAGAGCAGATTTTTCAGATAGAAGCGCGGATATTCAATGAGATGGTTCTGGCGGCCGGCGAGTATGTCGGCGCTATTCAGCAGAACGCCCGTACGTTGTCCGTACTGGACGTGCTGGCGTCCTTTGCCCGTGTAGCCGTTAAAAACAAATATGTGCGGCCGCAGATCACAGAAACCAAAGTTCTCAACATTAAAGATGGCCGCCATCCGGTTATTGAGCAGCAACTTCCCCCCGGCGAACATTATATTCCGAACGATATTTTCCTGGATGATGAAACTCAGCAGATCATCATCATTACCGGGCCAAACATGGCTGGTAAATCAGCGCTATTACGCCAAACGGCTTTGATTGTCCTGATGGCACAATCGGGAAGTTTTGTGCCCGCATCGTTAGCCGAAATTGGAATCGTAGACAAGATTTTTACGCGCGTTGGCGCGTCGGATAACCTCTCGCGGGGAGAAAGCACGTTTATGGTCGAAATGACCGAAACCGCCAGTATCCTGAATAACCTCAGCGAGCGAAGCCTGGTCCTGATGGACGAAATCGGGCGCGGAACGAGTACGTATGATGGGGTCTCAATTGCCTGGTCGATTGCTGAATACCTGCATAATAAAACGGATTGCCGCCCCAAAACCCTGTTTGCGACTCACTACCATGAACTGAACGACCTGGCTACTGACAATGCGCGTATAAAAAACTACAATGTGTCGGTTAAGGAGATGGGCAATAAAGTGATTTTTCTGCGTAAGCTGAAGGAGGGCGGTTCTGAGCATAGTTTCGGAATACACGTGGCACAAATGGCCGGGATGCCCGCTCAGATTGTCAGCCGGGCAAATGAGATTCTGAAACAGCTGGAAGCATCGCATGGCCGCGAAGCCAATCGGGAGAAAATCCGGGAAGCCGTCCCACAGGAACGGGAACTTGCCCTGCGTATCATCGAATCGGGCGATCCTAAATCCGAAGCCATTAAAGAGAAACTGCGCACCATCGACGTAAACAGATTAACGCCCATAGAAGCCTTGCTGAAGCTGAATGAGTTGCTGAAAATGGCTGAATAATAAGCATTAATGAGTTGCCACCTGAATTGGGAATACGAGAGAATTCTGGCCAGCTCAACAACTGATGAGGGCTTAACGGATAGATGACTAACTACTAAACAACAGATAAAAATGGACCTAAATGTATTAACTGCCCCACTCACCATACAGGAAATTGAATGGCGGGTTCAGAGCCAGACCAAAGACGGTCAGAAAATCGTTGTAGTGCCGTATATAACCAACCGTTGTGTGATGCAGCGCTTCGACGATCAGTTTGGCTGGGCCGGTTGGCAAAACGAAATCAAGGAAATAGAAGGTGGTTTTTTGTGCACAATCACGGCCATTTTGCCGGGTGGCGAAATTGTCAGAAAGACCGACGGTGCCAGCCGCACGAGCGTCGAGCCCGTGAAGGGCGGTATCAGCGATGCCATGAAACGGTGCGCTGTGCAGTTTGGACTAGGCCGTGCTCTGTATGACTTCCCGAAGGTGCTGATTCAAACCACCGATAAGTACATTCCTGACTGGGCCACGCCTTTGCTTGACAAAATGGTGGAGAAACTCAATGCAGGAGGAGCTGTGCGCGATGTAGTAGTGCTGAAACCCGAACACGCAAAACCGGCGGCAAAAGCTGCCTAAGCAGTTAGCTAGTAAGCCTAAAAAAGGCCATAACGTTGTGTTATGGCCTTTTTTAGGCATGAAAAGTGCGCCCCGGATCTAAACACTTTCTACCATTTGTGCTTTGTGTTCGATTCGTCGGCGCAGAAGCCGTTTGCCAAACTGTTGGGCTGGTTCTTCAATCAGTCGATAGGTAATGGTAGAAATGCAGGCAATTGGTAATAACAGGATCAGGAACTTCAAATTGAAATTCAGAATGTTTGTCAGTACACTGTGAACCGGAATGATTTGCTGGGGCAGTATCTTATTCATCCAGTATAAAACCCCAAAATGTGTTAGATAGGCGCTATAGCTGATCTTGCCCATAAAGAGCGTAAACCGGTTGACCAGCAGTTTAACCGGCCATTTGGCTAATCCGATAATAAGCAGAGCAAAGCCTATACTACCAAACAAATGAAGTGTATGGGGTAAATTCGGAATAAAATGCTGAACGTACGTTTTGCTAAAGATCAGGAAAGCAATTGTAGATAGCGCAAAACCGGCTACCAGAGGCTCAACATGGCGGTGGCCTTTAATGACAACGAAGTAGGCAACAATGCCGCACCCGAAAACCGGTAACTGATAGGGCAGGTAATAAAACAGGTATTCATTCAGGAGCTTGTCGGATTGGATACCGGTAATTTGCGACAGTAGAGACGTAAGGACGAACCCGAACAACAACGAACAGGCTGTAAAGAAAATAGCCTTGTTCAGATTCGTGATCCGGGTAAATAAATACGGCACAATGGCATAGAATAGCACTTCAATACCTACCGACCAGCCACCAGGAATAATACTGTTGATCCAGACAGGGCTTAACCCATGAAGTAACAGAATATTGGCCAGTATACCGTAAACATGGTAATTGAGCGTCGATGAGATAGGCTGGTGGAAAAAATAAGCATCCTGATACAGGTAGTACAGAATGGCTACGTAGTACATGGGTGCAATCCTGAAAAAACGCCGGATAAAAAAGTTGAACTTACCTGTATCTGTTTTTTTTCGGCGATTCAATGATAAAAAAAGCGTGAAAGCACTAAGCACATAGAATAACTGTACCCCCAATGCCGCTGGTGACCCCAGCGTATCCATGATCGAATAAAAAGCTGGATCGCTGTAGTGGTATAAGTGGCAATGGAACCAGATGACGCTTAAAATAGCGATGCCTCGCAGGGCATCAATGTAGTCTAATTTCATCAGGTATTAATTTCAGTTTATGGGTGAATGCCAACGTGCCATTTACCGTCAACCTTGACTTGGTCAGCAAATTGAATTGTTATGCAAAGATAACAATTGCAGGTGGCACTAAAGGCCACCTGCAATTACCTTACCAACTAATCCAATAGAAAAGGGTATTTTTTATTGAAAGGCTATTTTCCGCCACCAACCGCTGCGGGGCCACCCATACCCTGCGATAATACTAAGAGCTTGTCACTCAGTGTTTGAATGGCTTTTTTGTAGCGCAGTTCGAGGTCGGGCA
This window harbors:
- a CDS encoding RNA methyltransferase, which produces MRKLSLDELNRLSVVDFKEAEKFPYCLILDDIRSLNNVGSVFRTADAFRASALYLCGITGQPPHRDITKTALGATESVTWKYAADVTALIQQLQAEGWIVAAIEQAEGSTSLADFKPQPNKQYAFVFGNEVTGVRDEVVQLADLVLEIPQFGTKHSLNIAVTAGIVCWDFLQKKITKT
- a CDS encoding PH domain-containing protein; the encoded protein is MTQSEPVLPLRVQFNPIIRTYFLLYVAFILLVTVVGIVLIPIWLLGVGQWWSGHYFHNLECELSERSLRFKKGILVHVEKTIPLENIQDVTFVAGPLLRYFDLCILKFETAGQSPNQAHNMELIGIIDAQSFRTHILEQRQKLIATRTSQPAANTDQILLTEVRDTLRDIRQLLQDNLNQSNA
- the mutS gene encoding DNA mismatch repair protein MutS yields the protein MKTATAAKPQLKKNETPLNRQYNQIKAKYPGALLLFRVGDFYETFGEDAVRASKILGITLTKRNNGGSNEELAGFPHHSLDTHLPKLVRAGERVAICDQLEDPSVAKGIVRRGVTELVTPGVSFNDNVLDTRRNNYLAAVHFGKGGAGHSDDTFGISFLDISTGEFLASQGNAAYVDKLLQSFNPSEVLYCKRNRQEFGALFGDKFHTYTLEDWAFTYDFGYNFLKQHFQTTSLKGFGIEGLPDGIIAAGVILHYLNETEHKDLQHITRVTRLEEDRYVWLDRFTIRNLELTAAQQEGGVPLIQILDQTVTPMGARLLRKWLNLPLKEKALIEERLSMVELLTDDVDLSETMASHLRQIGDLERLVSKVAVRRINPRELLQLKRSLQHVLPIKELLITALNQNESGSLKKYADQLNPVSFLLDRIETELREDPPTLSNQGGMIKPGINAELDELTAIAYSGKDYLLQLQEREVQRTGISSLKVAYNKVFGYYLEVTHAHKSRVPDDWIRKQTLVNAERYITPELKEYEDKILNAEEQIFQIEARIFNEMVLAAGEYVGAIQQNARTLSVLDVLASFARVAVKNKYVRPQITETKVLNIKDGRHPVIEQQLPPGEHYIPNDIFLDDETQQIIIITGPNMAGKSALLRQTALIVLMAQSGSFVPASLAEIGIVDKIFTRVGASDNLSRGESTFMVEMTETASILNNLSERSLVLMDEIGRGTSTYDGVSIAWSIAEYLHNKTDCRPKTLFATHYHELNDLATDNARIKNYNVSVKEMGNKVIFLRKLKEGGSEHSFGIHVAQMAGMPAQIVSRANEILKQLEASHGREANREKIREAVPQERELALRIIESGDPKSEAIKEKLRTIDVNRLTPIEALLKLNELLKMAE
- a CDS encoding Rad52/Rad22 family DNA repair protein, which gives rise to MDLNVLTAPLTIQEIEWRVQSQTKDGQKIVVVPYITNRCVMQRFDDQFGWAGWQNEIKEIEGGFLCTITAILPGGEIVRKTDGASRTSVEPVKGGISDAMKRCAVQFGLGRALYDFPKVLIQTTDKYIPDWATPLLDKMVEKLNAGGAVRDVVVLKPEHAKPAAKAA
- a CDS encoding acyltransferase family protein, with amino-acid sequence MKLDYIDALRGIAILSVIWFHCHLYHYSDPAFYSIMDTLGSPAALGVQLFYVLSAFTLFLSLNRRKKTDTGKFNFFIRRFFRIAPMYYVAILYYLYQDAYFFHQPISSTLNYHVYGILANILLLHGLSPVWINSIIPGGWSVGIEVLFYAIVPYLFTRITNLNKAIFFTACSLLFGFVLTSLLSQITGIQSDKLLNEYLFYYLPYQLPVFGCGIVAYFVVIKGHRHVEPLVAGFALSTIAFLIFSKTYVQHFIPNLPHTLHLFGSIGFALLIIGLAKWPVKLLVNRFTLFMGKISYSAYLTHFGVLYWMNKILPQQIIPVHSVLTNILNFNLKFLILLLPIACISTITYRLIEEPAQQFGKRLLRRRIEHKAQMVESV